A genomic region of Desulfosarcina ovata subsp. ovata contains the following coding sequences:
- a CDS encoding (4Fe-4S)-binding protein — MAKIKKTVKTIKIDADKCNGCRTCEVVCSAFHSEPKYSSVNPATSRIRVITHRLKDIWLPVFAGEYTPAECMGRDKYIIDGKEYDECTFCRATCPSRDMFKDPDSGLPLKCDMCEGNESGPLCVEWCLNDVLIFEEREEEVEEEVVIDEMEAGLEALIDKYGYDKLGTAFARLTQKA; from the coding sequence ATGGCCAAAATTAAAAAAACAGTCAAGACAATCAAAATTGATGCGGACAAGTGCAACGGCTGCCGCACCTGCGAGGTCGTTTGCTCCGCCTTTCATTCCGAACCCAAATACAGCAGTGTCAATCCGGCGACATCGCGTATTCGCGTGATTACCCACCGTCTCAAGGATATCTGGCTGCCGGTGTTTGCAGGCGAGTACACGCCGGCGGAATGCATGGGTCGCGATAAATACATCATTGATGGCAAAGAGTATGACGAGTGTACCTTTTGCCGGGCGACCTGCCCGTCCCGGGACATGTTTAAAGATCCCGATTCCGGTTTGCCCCTGAAATGTGATATGTGTGAGGGCAACGAAAGCGGCCCCCTGTGTGTGGAGTGGTGCCTGAACGATGTCCTCATTTTCGAGGAACGTGAAGAGGAAGTCGAGGAGGAGGTTGTCATCGACGAGATGGAGGCGGGTTTGGAAGCCCTGATCGACAAGTACGGATACGACAAACTGGGTACCGCCTTTGCCCGGCTGACCCAAAAAGCCTGA
- a CDS encoding S1 family peptidase, which produces MKLPVVVLAVIVFGLSFHMSAYASEWETVVGQDDLGNMDTTAQENSSINSSTAINAEDRAKGVGLVVVAVPGHGPIPRGTAWLYKTDVLATNAHVALAVKDVLNVCEKESVSGCVPYYLPNQSKGKFIQIVNFSIHSDYKKIGVDMNGKSPVNSPDVALMRLKEKLPFPLSVASKETLKNLNPGDAIQYIGFPTENLQGGNVNCNNVLATTQSGTISAVSDWWLGDSGPEANKVIRHDMGVTGGASGSPIFNKDGQVIGLVNAMNIVPIVKFTKSGKVNVIRTPNAAMVNYGIRVDLLENM; this is translated from the coding sequence ATGAAGTTGCCTGTTGTTGTCCTCGCGGTGATTGTTTTTGGTCTTTCATTTCACATGTCGGCATATGCTTCAGAATGGGAAACGGTCGTCGGGCAGGATGATCTGGGCAATATGGATACAACTGCCCAGGAGAATTCGTCAATCAATTCTTCAACGGCGATTAACGCTGAAGACAGGGCAAAGGGTGTCGGTTTGGTCGTTGTGGCTGTCCCCGGACATGGACCCATTCCTAGAGGTACAGCATGGCTGTATAAAACAGATGTCCTGGCAACCAATGCTCATGTTGCGCTGGCCGTTAAGGATGTATTGAACGTTTGTGAAAAGGAAAGCGTATCAGGATGTGTACCATATTATTTGCCTAATCAATCAAAAGGGAAATTTATACAGATTGTTAATTTTTCAATCCACTCCGATTATAAAAAAATTGGTGTTGACATGAATGGCAAATCCCCAGTCAATTCTCCGGATGTGGCTCTTATGCGGTTGAAGGAAAAGCTTCCTTTTCCGCTTTCCGTTGCCAGTAAAGAGACACTTAAAAACCTGAATCCCGGTGACGCCATTCAATATATTGGTTTTCCGACGGAAAATCTCCAAGGAGGCAATGTAAATTGTAATAACGTACTGGCGACTACACAATCTGGCACCATTAGTGCGGTAAGCGACTGGTGGCTTGGCGATTCCGGGCCGGAAGCGAATAAAGTTATCCGACATGATATGGGTGTTACCGGTGGTGCTTCAGGAAGTCCTATTTTTAATAAGGATGGTCAGGTTATCGGGTTGGTAAATGCTATGAATATCGTTCCTATTGTTAAGTTTACGAAAAGTGGCAAGGTGAATGTGATTCGAACACCTAACGCTGCTATGGTGAATTACGGTATCCGCGTCGATCTGTTAGAAAATATGTAA
- a CDS encoding molybdopterin molybdotransferase MoeA: protein MNKVQMGYDEALKVTLETIAPLGIERIALSACTDRIVAEDLRSTVNSPSIHASMKDGYAVRSDEIEHASPKNQVRLRLIGVAAAGGRSDQPVTGGTAIRILTGAKIPEGADAVLAEEFTSREGDMLTVFNNAHPGRNILPKGADVAENELVASRGSRLSPGMLGILAAAGYSTLPVYRQPRLAILATGDELVVPGHPLPDGKLYASNLEMLNGWCQRYGMRTTFAILSDRPDTITAELAERVKSHDALITSGGAWTGDRDYVAEALGTLGWEKYFHWIRMGPGKPVGFGLLEQKPIFLLPGGPPSNLTAFLQIALPGLLALGGNKTPSLPRIMVKLADTLTSRQTDWTEFVYGVFRSVDGHALFDPLRGISRLKALARAEGVVAIPEGVKSLPAGTVVSVQLLV, encoded by the coding sequence ATGAACAAAGTACAAATGGGTTACGATGAGGCGCTGAAGGTAACCCTTGAAACCATCGCCCCTTTAGGCATCGAACGCATTGCCCTTTCCGCGTGTACGGACAGGATTGTTGCCGAAGACCTTCGTTCAACGGTCAACTCCCCTTCCATTCACGCATCGATGAAAGATGGCTACGCGGTCCGATCGGATGAAATCGAACATGCCTCCCCCAAAAATCAGGTACGTTTACGACTGATCGGAGTGGCGGCCGCCGGAGGTCGGAGTGACCAACCCGTAACCGGCGGTACCGCTATTCGAATTCTCACCGGCGCGAAAATTCCCGAGGGTGCCGATGCCGTTTTGGCCGAGGAGTTTACCTCCCGTGAAGGAGATATGCTCACCGTTTTCAATAATGCCCATCCCGGCCGCAACATCTTGCCCAAGGGTGCCGATGTGGCTGAAAATGAGCTTGTGGCGTCCCGGGGAAGCCGCCTTTCCCCCGGGATGCTGGGCATCCTGGCCGCCGCCGGATACAGCACGCTACCGGTCTATCGCCAGCCCCGGCTGGCCATCCTGGCCACGGGAGACGAACTGGTTGTCCCCGGCCACCCCCTACCGGATGGGAAACTGTATGCCAGCAATCTGGAAATGCTTAACGGGTGGTGCCAGCGTTACGGTATGCGGACCACCTTCGCCATTTTAAGTGACCGGCCGGATACAATCACCGCAGAACTGGCCGAACGGGTAAAAAGCCACGATGCGCTGATCACCAGCGGCGGTGCCTGGACCGGTGATCGCGATTATGTGGCCGAGGCGCTTGGCACCCTGGGATGGGAAAAGTATTTCCACTGGATCCGAATGGGGCCCGGCAAACCGGTCGGGTTTGGTCTGCTTGAGCAGAAGCCGATTTTCCTGCTGCCTGGCGGACCGCCATCCAATCTTACCGCTTTTCTTCAAATTGCCCTGCCGGGTCTTTTGGCCCTTGGCGGTAATAAGACCCCCTCCCTGCCCCGGATCATGGTAAAACTGGCAGACACCCTCACCAGCCGACAGACCGATTGGACCGAGTTCGTCTATGGCGTCTTCCGGTCCGTTGACGGTCACGCCCTGTTTGACCCACTTAGAGGAATCAGTCGATTAAAAGCCTTGGCCCGCGCCGAAGGAGTTGTGGCTATTCCCGAAGGCGTGAAGTCCCTGCCGGCGGGCACGGTTGTTTCCGTGCAGCTTCTCGTCTAG
- a CDS encoding 2Fe-2S iron-sulfur cluster-binding protein, whose amino-acid sequence MSEIRLEIDGKSVTASEGMTLLEAARGAGIKIPTLCYHEKLEPFGGCRLCIVEVEERGWTKMVVSCVFPAAEGLVVRTRSEKIDRIRKMIIELLLAHAPDAFELLDLAKEYGADRNRFEKEASFCIHCGLCVRYCAEVKGKHAIGFVDRGVRKEIAFVPEIAANECWNCKECFELCPTEALQAAYVLTTAMTSPLSGASIPVPGKSGDHG is encoded by the coding sequence ATGAGTGAAATCCGCTTAGAAATAGACGGCAAATCGGTAACCGCCAGCGAAGGCATGACCCTTCTGGAGGCGGCCCGCGGCGCGGGGATCAAGATTCCGACCCTGTGCTACCACGAAAAGCTCGAACCGTTCGGCGGCTGCCGCCTGTGCATCGTGGAGGTTGAGGAGCGCGGCTGGACCAAGATGGTGGTCTCGTGCGTGTTCCCCGCGGCCGAGGGTCTGGTGGTGAGAACCCGCTCCGAGAAGATCGACCGCATCCGCAAGATGATCATCGAACTCTTGCTGGCCCACGCGCCGGATGCCTTCGAGCTGCTCGACCTGGCCAAGGAGTACGGTGCCGACCGCAACCGCTTCGAAAAGGAGGCTTCCTTCTGCATCCACTGCGGGCTGTGCGTGCGCTACTGCGCCGAGGTCAAGGGCAAACACGCCATCGGCTTTGTCGACCGCGGCGTGCGCAAGGAGATCGCCTTCGTGCCCGAAATCGCCGCCAACGAGTGCTGGAACTGCAAGGAGTGCTTCGAACTCTGCCCCACGGAAGCCCTCCAGGCCGCTTATGTGCTGACTACGGCGATGACATCGCCCCTTAGCGGGGCATCGATACCGGTACCCGGCAAATCAGGCGATCACGGATAA
- a CDS encoding transglycosylase SLT domain-containing protein — protein sequence MKKNDLPMIKNGIYTTCILFIMLLGVGKLARASDPWKTLQERFDKAPPVVEQKAGVKRQDPWARLRKIYLPFSIEQETAALRGSKDARRISLYLTKTLERYGNLIEETSKRFEIPEEIIGAVIMVESGGNPEAEAGTSSAKGLMQTISGTFLAARQGLMAQGIHVENDPFNPRSSIFTGSWYLDKMYRQASVDKRKDIGERHYIASWRYPLEYYYAGSAYGKKKDDLVIVYAGGREMVINKSAYSKKVLNWARLIRRAG from the coding sequence ATGAAAAAAAACGATCTTCCGATGATAAAAAATGGAATTTATACCACATGCATCCTTTTTATAATGCTCCTGGGGGTCGGCAAGCTTGCACGAGCAAGTGATCCATGGAAAACACTTCAGGAGAGGTTTGATAAAGCCCCCCCTGTTGTCGAGCAAAAGGCCGGTGTGAAGCGCCAGGATCCATGGGCAAGGCTTCGCAAAATCTACCTGCCATTTTCTATAGAACAAGAGACGGCAGCACTCCGGGGCAGCAAGGATGCCCGGCGAATTTCGCTTTATCTCACCAAAACGCTTGAGCGCTATGGGAATCTGATTGAAGAGACGTCAAAACGGTTTGAAATTCCGGAGGAAATCATTGGGGCCGTCATCATGGTCGAATCCGGGGGAAATCCTGAAGCAGAAGCCGGCACCAGTTCGGCCAAGGGGCTCATGCAGACCATTTCAGGCACTTTTCTGGCGGCTCGCCAAGGGCTTATGGCGCAAGGTATTCATGTAGAGAACGACCCTTTCAATCCTCGCTCCTCAATTTTTACCGGAAGCTGGTACCTCGATAAAATGTACCGGCAAGCCTCCGTCGATAAGCGAAAGGATATTGGCGAGCGTCATTACATCGCCTCCTGGCGTTACCCTTTGGAGTACTATTATGCAGGTTCGGCATACGGGAAGAAAAAGGATGATCTGGTCATTGTCTATGCCGGGGGGCGTGAAATGGTGATCAATAAATCCGCCTATTCCAAAAAAGTCCTCAACTGGGCTCGCCTCATTCGCAGGGCGGGATGA
- the glp gene encoding gephyrin-like molybdotransferase Glp, with translation MIDLKKAQQLILDATPVLGRESVPILDALNRVLVEDITAVQDLPAADISAVDGYAVCHGSLTGASPSHPASLRIIGEAPAGKPCRSTVGTGEAVRIMTGGLLPKGADTIVKIEHTTESGNTVTCNTDPGTGAGIRFKGDSLKKGDVVLHAGDTVHSLEIGSLACLRRAYVTVHRKPLVAIVSTGDEISDFHEPPALDKAMCSNLYALAAQVLETHATPLCLGTVPDDLEAQKNVLSEAMRADVIITSGGTSRGKYDLIHKAFASLGLETRFSSIFVKPGKPTIFGTIGKTLVFGLPGNPSATMLSFEQFIRPALLRMMGHLNGSDASPAKSNGNSRNDPFAQIDSFNRALGGNKAHLRPSQVPLGNIRTGNGRPLGRQTPCHDIQTDQLKVAAH, from the coding sequence ATGATTGATCTTAAAAAAGCCCAACAGCTGATTCTGGACGCAACACCGGTACTGGGCCGCGAGAGCGTTCCGATTCTGGATGCCCTGAATCGCGTTCTGGTCGAGGATATCACCGCCGTACAGGATCTTCCGGCGGCCGACATTTCAGCGGTTGACGGGTATGCGGTATGTCACGGATCACTGACCGGAGCGTCGCCAAGCCATCCGGCAAGCCTCCGGATCATCGGCGAAGCCCCTGCCGGCAAGCCTTGCCGGTCAACGGTCGGCACTGGCGAAGCGGTACGCATCATGACCGGCGGATTGCTTCCAAAGGGCGCCGACACCATCGTTAAAATTGAACACACGACCGAATCCGGCAACACGGTGACCTGCAATACCGACCCCGGAACCGGTGCCGGCATCCGCTTTAAAGGCGATTCACTGAAAAAGGGCGATGTGGTGCTTCATGCCGGCGACACTGTTCACTCGCTGGAAATCGGTTCACTGGCGTGTCTTCGGCGTGCCTATGTCACCGTGCATCGCAAACCCCTGGTGGCAATCGTCTCGACGGGTGATGAAATTTCGGATTTTCATGAGCCCCCCGCCTTGGACAAGGCCATGTGCTCCAACCTTTACGCCCTGGCGGCCCAGGTATTGGAAACCCATGCCACGCCTCTTTGCCTGGGCACCGTGCCGGATGACCTGGAGGCGCAAAAAAACGTTCTGTCCGAAGCCATGCGTGCCGATGTCATCATCACCTCAGGAGGAACGTCCCGGGGCAAGTACGACCTGATCCACAAGGCATTCGCTTCCCTGGGTCTGGAAACGCGCTTTTCCAGCATCTTCGTCAAACCCGGTAAACCAACCATCTTCGGAACCATCGGGAAAACCCTCGTTTTCGGATTGCCGGGCAACCCGTCGGCAACGATGCTCTCATTCGAGCAGTTCATTCGCCCGGCACTGCTTCGAATGATGGGCCATCTGAATGGTTCCGATGCCTCCCCTGCAAAATCAAACGGAAACAGCAGGAATGACCCCTTTGCCCAGATCGACTCGTTCAACAGGGCACTAGGTGGCAACAAAGCGCATCTCAGGCCATCCCAGGTCCCGCTGGGAAACATCCGGACCGGTAACGGCAGACCGCTCGGTCGGCAAACGCCCTGCCACGACATCCAAACGGATCAGCTGAAGGTTGCCGCCCACTAA
- a CDS encoding aldehyde ferredoxin oxidoreductase N-terminal domain-containing protein, giving the protein MRYAETGYNLEIDLSRGNIERVETDPKLLETHLGGLGTNVKIHYDRVGPEVNAFDPENLLIFSTGLLCGTPAFSANRTLVSFISPQTNLLAYPMMGGFWSAELKYAGYDKVVIRGKSPDLIYIWINNDKVELRDASHLKGKGAVETQDLIRQELKDPNVQVAAIGMAGENRCFTASIEQSRSSSSRGGGGAVMGDKNIKAIAVRGTKPVNLARGEEFMAHMKDIRKYIDFRNENPIPEVMPILSGIGSPQMMKHVDEKWHTESFAWGNSRVRRKDFWTDEIDKTWTESQTSAIKRFISCFNCPQQCGALIMHDDVPPYMMKCFSKLTYTMAAFVDDLDFTWRICKQAFEYGLDSFSTPQILAFGVELYEAGIFTDEDFKGCPTDKEGRFFWLLDRVARREGIGDYLADGTYWAARRIGKGAEAFDHNTTKKHEQMNIKLGMLDPLYYLMFATNEKISITQIEGNWPQAAFPDKKTREAFVKDWPQLPDEKFKKYFVDWEPRGEMANPQYPTPEMSSEIVDWMEMLHNIDDALGICCGMGSFCLKPPYHVHNYSKLIASATGMDIDQAGVKKIVNRSRNLHRAYNNIRGMRRKDELPPADHWKRRFPDLEETLMQTYYKFKGWNEEGIPTRERLHELDLDYVADDLEKRGILNDGQN; this is encoded by the coding sequence ATGAGATACGCTGAAACCGGATATAACTTGGAAATCGATCTATCCAGAGGGAACATCGAAAGGGTGGAAACCGACCCCAAGCTGCTTGAGACTCACCTTGGCGGGCTCGGCACCAATGTCAAAATCCATTACGACCGGGTCGGGCCCGAGGTCAACGCCTTCGACCCGGAGAACCTGCTGATTTTCAGCACCGGCCTTTTGTGTGGCACGCCGGCCTTCAGTGCCAACCGGACCCTGGTCAGCTTCATCTCTCCGCAAACCAATTTGCTCGCCTACCCCATGATGGGTGGTTTCTGGTCCGCGGAATTGAAGTACGCCGGATACGACAAGGTGGTCATTCGCGGAAAATCCCCGGATCTGATTTACATCTGGATTAACAATGACAAGGTGGAATTGCGCGACGCCTCCCATCTGAAGGGAAAAGGCGCGGTAGAGACCCAGGATCTGATCCGACAGGAACTAAAGGATCCCAATGTCCAGGTGGCGGCCATTGGCATGGCCGGTGAGAACCGATGTTTTACGGCATCGATCGAGCAGTCCCGCTCCAGCTCCAGCCGCGGTGGCGGCGGGGCCGTCATGGGCGACAAGAACATCAAGGCCATCGCCGTACGCGGAACCAAGCCGGTCAACCTGGCCCGCGGTGAGGAATTCATGGCCCACATGAAGGATATCCGCAAATACATCGACTTTCGCAATGAAAACCCCATCCCCGAAGTCATGCCGATCTTGTCCGGTATCGGTTCTCCGCAAATGATGAAGCACGTCGACGAGAAATGGCATACGGAGAGTTTCGCCTGGGGCAACTCTCGCGTCCGCCGCAAGGATTTCTGGACGGACGAAATCGACAAGACCTGGACCGAGAGCCAGACGTCGGCCATCAAACGCTTCATCAGTTGCTTCAACTGTCCTCAGCAATGCGGCGCTCTGATCATGCACGATGACGTTCCGCCCTATATGATGAAATGCTTCTCCAAGCTGACCTACACTATGGCGGCCTTTGTCGACGACCTCGATTTCACCTGGAGAATCTGCAAGCAAGCCTTCGAATACGGGTTGGACTCCTTTTCTACCCCCCAGATCCTGGCCTTCGGCGTAGAACTCTATGAGGCCGGCATTTTCACCGATGAGGACTTCAAGGGCTGCCCCACCGACAAGGAAGGCCGCTTCTTCTGGCTGCTCGACCGCGTCGCCCGCCGCGAAGGGATCGGCGATTACCTGGCCGACGGCACCTATTGGGCCGCCCGGCGGATCGGCAAGGGGGCCGAGGCGTTCGATCACAATACCACCAAAAAGCACGAGCAGATGAACATCAAGCTGGGCATGCTCGATCCCTTATACTACCTGATGTTCGCCACCAACGAAAAAATCAGCATCACCCAGATCGAGGGCAACTGGCCCCAGGCCGCCTTCCCCGACAAAAAAACGCGTGAGGCGTTTGTAAAGGACTGGCCCCAACTGCCGGACGAAAAATTCAAAAAATACTTCGTGGATTGGGAACCGCGCGGCGAAATGGCCAACCCCCAGTATCCGACACCTGAAATGTCCTCTGAGATCGTGGACTGGATGGAGATGCTGCACAACATTGATGATGCGCTCGGTATATGTTGCGGGATGGGGTCCTTCTGCCTGAAACCGCCCTACCACGTGCACAACTATTCCAAACTGATCGCTTCGGCGACCGGAATGGACATCGATCAGGCCGGGGTTAAGAAAATCGTCAACCGCAGCCGCAACCTCCACCGGGCGTATAATAACATCCGCGGCATGCGCCGAAAGGACGAGCTGCCACCGGCGGATCACTGGAAACGCCGTTTTCCCGATCTTGAAGAAACGCTCATGCAGACCTACTACAAATTTAAAGGCTGGAACGAGGAAGGCATTCCCACTCGCGAACGCCTGCACGAATTAGATTTGGATTATGTTGCCGATGACTTAGAAAAAAGGGGGATCCTGAACGATGGCCAAAATTAA
- a CDS encoding DUF4384 domain-containing protein: MNFYRFFLRRSDLPNYPLDAIVFPILVCLFIFHGCSTPYTPPRSDSQETAWTGESKHLERVIAKLTKELVRQGDLAGKAILIDPHYLYDAQNGPTLRFSVQLRERLVTYMSDQGVRVLLPGADEDDALILQGTWQKFGRDLNLNLRVMNLTDHGPETVASTSGKVLLSDIDPAALTPDLEDWSRYLVRELEKGITSRRTLHIRDFTVGGDKRDYRDLGVYCAEWLRPELSKSDMFEPLDQQTALRGVPDMELRSRGFQEDRSDKKNGDEKTSLTADLLNADAELKGKLYFNPRSLEFHIRVTDRQGRQITAANAEIPKTIFPGNVLSPARESAPVIPSDTVTSGLQVELTTTKGESRPYYRKGEKVRFILRLNRAGYVYLFDLDPDGNAVLLYPVDRQGRLKRDRECGSALMPNRPILIPEDGCSNPIVVKKPPYGKETIWAVASEHPLNIPDYLSGAWSTAEGLMKNIRSQGNAGGGGYGEAQVEVMTGP; this comes from the coding sequence ATGAATTTCTATCGGTTCTTTTTGCGCAGGTCAGACCTTCCAAACTATCCCTTGGACGCCATCGTTTTTCCCATCCTCGTGTGCCTATTTATTTTTCATGGATGCTCAACACCTTATACGCCACCACGGTCCGATTCACAGGAAACCGCATGGACCGGAGAAAGCAAGCATCTGGAACGGGTAATCGCCAAACTGACCAAAGAGTTGGTCCGCCAAGGAGATCTCGCCGGAAAGGCGATCCTGATTGACCCGCACTACTTGTATGACGCCCAGAATGGCCCCACCCTAAGGTTTTCCGTTCAACTGCGGGAACGATTGGTGACCTATATGAGCGATCAAGGGGTTCGGGTACTTCTCCCCGGCGCTGACGAAGACGATGCTCTGATTCTTCAGGGCACCTGGCAGAAATTTGGCAGGGACCTGAACTTGAACCTCAGGGTGATGAATCTGACCGATCATGGTCCTGAAACCGTGGCGTCAACCTCGGGGAAAGTGCTCCTGTCGGATATCGATCCTGCGGCATTAACGCCGGACCTGGAAGACTGGTCCCGTTATTTGGTGCGTGAACTGGAAAAAGGGATAACGTCTCGAAGGACCCTGCACATACGTGATTTCACGGTAGGGGGCGACAAGAGAGATTACAGAGATCTTGGCGTTTATTGTGCCGAGTGGCTGAGGCCCGAACTCTCCAAAAGCGATATGTTCGAACCTTTGGATCAACAAACCGCTTTGCGCGGCGTACCGGATATGGAATTGCGGTCGCGGGGTTTTCAAGAAGATCGATCTGACAAGAAGAATGGCGACGAAAAGACAAGCTTGACCGCCGACCTATTAAATGCCGATGCAGAGCTCAAGGGAAAGCTCTATTTCAATCCCAGATCATTAGAGTTTCATATTCGCGTTACCGACCGGCAGGGCCGGCAGATAACCGCAGCCAATGCCGAAATTCCCAAGACCATTTTCCCCGGCAATGTGCTCAGCCCCGCCCGAGAATCCGCGCCCGTTATTCCAAGCGACACGGTAACGTCCGGGTTACAAGTGGAATTGACGACCACAAAAGGAGAAAGCCGCCCCTATTACCGCAAAGGCGAAAAGGTCCGCTTTATCCTTCGGTTGAATCGAGCGGGCTATGTCTACCTTTTCGATCTCGATCCGGATGGAAATGCGGTCCTGCTCTACCCTGTGGATCGGCAGGGCCGGCTGAAACGGGACCGCGAATGTGGCTCCGCCCTCATGCCCAACCGGCCCATCCTGATTCCGGAGGACGGCTGTTCCAATCCCATCGTTGTGAAGAAACCGCCCTACGGGAAAGAGACGATCTGGGCGGTTGCCAGCGAGCACCCCTTGAACATTCCAGATTACCTCTCCGGAGCGTGGTCAACGGCGGAAGGGCTCATGAAAAACATACGTTCCCAGGGGAATGCCGGCGGCGGGGGCTACGGTGAAGCGCAAGTCGAGGTAATGACCGGACCCTAG
- a CDS encoding NADH-quinone oxidoreductase subunit NuoF — translation MPLINSPAELDTFREDILSQRDPNKPCITLCSGSACHATGSHDVAARLAEELEKQGLAKEVDIRRTGCHGFCERGPIIVIHPDEICYFQIQPDDVPEIITETIKGKKVIERLVYDDPATNEKIVQESKIPFYKHQQRLVFGSNSSVDPKSIDDYLAIGGYNALAKALDRMTDEEVLEEIKKSNLRGRGGGGFPAGRKWEGSRNDPEPVKYVIVNADEGDPGAYMDRSLLEGNPHAILEGLTLGAYAIGAHEGYIYVRQEYPLAVENVHTAIRLAEEYGFLGKNILGSGFDFEVKVHKGAGAFVCGESTALMTALEGRVGEPRPKYIRSNIKGLWEKPSVLNNVETWANVPMIINKGADWFTEHGTETSKGTKIFSLVGKITNTGLVEVPMGTPLKDIIFKIGGGIPGGRKFKAVQTGGPSGGCIPEDQLDLPVGFDELTKAGSMMGSGGMIVMDEDTCMVDVARYFIEFLTDESCGKCVPCREGLRQMLKILTNITQGKGKEGDIELLEALSETAMEAALCALGKSAPNPFLSTLRYFREEYEAHINEKRCPALSCKELINYYIDPTKCKACRMCFRKCPANAIDSAKNKVHIIDQEKCTKCGTCFEVCPPKFGAVTKISGQPVPPPVPEEERTIRKSKDK, via the coding sequence ATGCCGCTGATTAATTCACCTGCTGAATTGGACACATTCAGGGAGGACATCCTCTCCCAGAGAGACCCGAACAAACCCTGCATCACCCTGTGCTCCGGGTCGGCCTGCCATGCCACGGGCAGCCATGACGTGGCCGCCAGGCTGGCCGAGGAACTGGAGAAACAGGGCCTTGCCAAGGAGGTGGATATCCGCCGCACGGGCTGTCACGGGTTCTGCGAACGGGGCCCGATCATCGTCATTCATCCCGACGAGATCTGTTACTTCCAGATCCAGCCCGACGACGTGCCCGAGATCATCACCGAGACCATCAAAGGCAAGAAGGTCATCGAGAGGCTGGTCTACGACGATCCGGCCACCAACGAGAAGATCGTCCAGGAATCCAAGATTCCTTTCTACAAGCACCAGCAGCGCCTGGTCTTCGGTTCCAACAGCAGCGTCGATCCCAAGAGTATCGACGACTACCTGGCCATCGGCGGATACAACGCCCTGGCCAAGGCCCTGGACCGCATGACCGACGAGGAGGTTCTGGAGGAGATCAAAAAATCCAACTTGCGCGGTCGCGGCGGCGGTGGTTTTCCCGCGGGCCGCAAGTGGGAGGGCTCGCGCAACGATCCCGAGCCGGTCAAGTACGTGATCGTCAATGCCGACGAGGGCGATCCCGGCGCCTATATGGACCGCAGTTTACTTGAGGGCAACCCCCACGCTATTCTCGAGGGGCTGACCCTGGGCGCCTATGCCATCGGCGCCCACGAGGGCTACATTTACGTGCGCCAGGAGTATCCCCTGGCCGTGGAGAACGTCCACACCGCCATCCGGCTGGCCGAGGAGTACGGCTTTCTGGGCAAGAACATCCTCGGCTCAGGATTCGATTTTGAGGTCAAGGTGCACAAGGGCGCCGGCGCATTCGTCTGCGGCGAGTCCACCGCCCTGATGACCGCCCTGGAGGGCCGCGTGGGCGAGCCCCGGCCCAAGTACATCCGCTCCAACATCAAGGGCCTGTGGGAAAAACCCAGTGTGCTCAACAACGTGGAGACCTGGGCCAACGTGCCCATGATCATCAACAAGGGCGCCGACTGGTTCACCGAGCACGGCACCGAGACCAGCAAAGGCACCAAGATCTTCTCCCTGGTGGGCAAGATCACCAACACCGGCCTGGTGGAGGTGCCCATGGGAACGCCCCTTAAGGACATCATCTTCAAGATCGGTGGCGGCATCCCCGGCGGCCGCAAGTTCAAGGCCGTGCAGACCGGCGGGCCTTCCGGCGGCTGCATTCCCGAGGATCAGCTCGATCTGCCGGTGGGTTTTGACGAGTTGACCAAGGCCGGCTCCATGATGGGCTCCGGCGGCATGATCGTCATGGACGAGGACACCTGCATGGTGGATGTGGCCCGCTACTTCATCGAGTTCCTCACCGATGAGTCCTGCGGCAAGTGCGTGCCCTGCCGGGAGGGGTTGCGCCAGATGCTCAAGATCCTGACCAACATCACCCAGGGCAAGGGCAAGGAGGGCGACATCGAGCTGCTCGAGGCCCTGTCCGAAACCGCCATGGAGGCGGCCCTGTGCGCCCTGGGCAAGAGCGCGCCCAACCCGTTTTTGAGCACCCTGCGCTACTTCCGGGAGGAGTACGAGGCCCACATCAATGAGAAGCGCTGCCCGGCCCTCTCCTGCAAGGAACTGATCAACTACTACATCGATCCGACCAAGTGCAAGGCCTGCCGGATGTGCTTCAGAAAGTGCCCGGCCAACGCCATTGACAGCGCCAAGAACAAGGTCCACATCATCGATCAGGAGAAGTGCACCAAGTGCGGCACCTGCTTCGAGGTCTGTCCGCCGAAGTTCGGCGCGGTGACCAAGATCTCCGGTCAGCCGGTCCCCCCGCCCGTTCCTGAAGAAGAACGAACAATCAGAAAGAGCAAAGACAAATGA